A single genomic interval of Deinococcus fonticola harbors:
- a CDS encoding glycosyltransferase, translating into MPHPFFSRVASVLPWALLGAKLGTLALNAALFPRLRPAPPAPHHRRDLQAARTSILMPARNEAHNLPHSLPGLLSQGAAEVLVLDDHSQDGTAELARALGAMVLSGQPLPPGWAGKNWACHQLAGAARGDLLLFVDADVQWQPGTLDALLHQLDASGADLLSIFPRQANVTWGERLLTPVIDDVLLSGLPAPLLKIPSPLASAANGQTMLFRREAYRASGGHAGVRAELLEDVQLSRRVKASGGRVALALGGDLIGVRMYRAYPESVRGLSKSMLRFYQGSRPLLLLSWALFFLTYTRPLFKGQRALLLLGLLEGGLVRVVTGRTRPRDLLEVLLAPLLPLLALPVYARALQREVEWKGRTYRQDTSR; encoded by the coding sequence ATGCCACATCCTTTCTTTTCACGTGTAGCCTCGGTTCTGCCCTGGGCGCTGCTGGGCGCCAAGCTGGGCACCCTGGCGCTGAACGCCGCGCTGTTCCCGCGCCTGCGCCCCGCACCCCCCGCTCCTCATCACCGGCGTGACCTTCAGGCCGCCCGCACCTCCATCCTGATGCCCGCGCGCAACGAAGCGCACAACCTGCCCCACTCCCTGCCGGGCCTGCTGAGTCAGGGGGCCGCCGAGGTGCTGGTGCTGGACGACCACAGCCAGGACGGCACGGCGGAGCTGGCCCGCGCCCTGGGGGCCATGGTGCTGTCCGGCCAGCCACTGCCGCCCGGCTGGGCCGGCAAAAACTGGGCCTGCCACCAACTGGCCGGGGCGGCGCGCGGCGACCTGCTGCTGTTCGTCGATGCGGACGTGCAGTGGCAACCCGGCACGCTTGACGCGCTGCTGCATCAGCTTGACGCTTCGGGTGCCGACCTGCTGAGCATTTTTCCCCGGCAGGCGAACGTGACCTGGGGGGAACGCCTGCTGACCCCCGTGATCGACGACGTGCTGCTCAGCGGCCTGCCCGCGCCCCTGCTGAAGATTCCCTCCCCGCTGGCCAGCGCCGCCAACGGGCAGACCATGCTGTTCCGGCGGGAGGCTTACCGGGCCAGCGGCGGCCACGCGGGCGTGCGGGCCGAGCTGCTGGAGGACGTGCAGCTCTCGCGCCGCGTCAAGGCCAGTGGAGGCCGGGTGGCCCTGGCGCTGGGCGGCGACCTGATCGGCGTGCGCATGTACCGCGCTTACCCGGAATCGGTGCGCGGGCTGAGCAAAAGTATGCTGCGCTTCTATCAGGGCTCGCGGCCGCTGCTGCTGCTGAGCTGGGCGCTGTTTTTCCTGACGTACACCCGCCCCCTCTTCAAAGGCCAGCGGGCGTTGCTGCTGCTGGGCCTGCTGGAAGGTGGGCTGGTGCGCGTGGTCACCGGCCGCACCCGCCCTCGCGACCTGCTGGAAGTCCTGCTAGCCCCGCTGCTGCCGCTGCTGGCCCTGCCGGTCTACGCCCGCGCCTTGCAGCGTGAAGTGGAGTGGAAAGGCCGCACTTACCGTCAGGACACTTCACGATGA
- a CDS encoding DoxX family protein produces the protein MSRPPPAPEVVQRRPLALGAFFIFTGVTHFLMPGTFDRMIPPFVPLVPRTATYLSGAAEIAGGLGLLVPAVRPAARLGLLALLVAVFPANVYMAQHPERFQVPAWLAWARLPFQPLLLWWVWRVGRPQKS, from the coding sequence ATGAGCCGACCACCTCCCGCCCCCGAAGTGGTGCAGCGCCGCCCCCTGGCCCTGGGCGCTTTTTTCATATTTACCGGCGTGACGCACTTTCTGATGCCGGGGACGTTTGACCGCATGATTCCCCCCTTCGTGCCGCTGGTGCCGCGCACCGCCACGTACCTCAGCGGCGCGGCGGAGATAGCTGGCGGCTTGGGCCTGCTGGTTCCGGCCGTGCGCCCCGCGGCCCGCCTGGGCTTGCTGGCGCTGCTGGTCGCGGTATTTCCGGCCAACGTGTACATGGCCCAGCACCCCGAGCGCTTTCAGGTGCCGGCCTGGCTGGCCTGGGCCCGCCTGCCTTTTCAACCGCTGCTGCTGTGGTGGGTGTGGCGGGTCGGGCGTCCGCAGAAGTCCTGA
- a CDS encoding lysophospholipid acyltransferase family protein has protein sequence MSRAWVAPLLRRAIRADVHGQLAGVWVRGPLPTGAAVLAPNHHSWWDGYLLAVLAWSLGQPFTLMMTPRQLRRFPFLRRIGAVDTGQTRELLRAVRAGGWAVIFPEAALQSAGPVRALHPGAAWLARASGAPLVPVALRVVLRGAQWPEAFVRFGPPCAPEHLHAALTELLAALDADLLASDPDQPPAGYLKWLSGRASRHDRPSLASQALTLLDQLE, from the coding sequence ATGAGCCGCGCCTGGGTGGCCCCCCTGCTGCGCCGCGCCATTCGCGCGGACGTGCATGGGCAACTGGCCGGCGTGTGGGTGCGCGGCCCCCTCCCGACCGGGGCGGCGGTGCTGGCCCCCAACCACCACTCGTGGTGGGACGGGTATCTGCTGGCGGTGCTGGCCTGGAGCCTGGGGCAGCCCTTCACCCTGATGATGACGCCGCGCCAGCTGCGGCGGTTTCCCTTCCTGCGCCGCATCGGGGCGGTGGACACCGGCCAGACCCGCGAGTTGCTGCGGGCCGTGCGGGCGGGCGGATGGGCCGTTATTTTCCCGGAGGCGGCCCTGCAAAGCGCCGGGCCGGTGCGCGCCCTGCACCCCGGAGCGGCCTGGCTGGCGCGCGCTTCGGGTGCCCCGCTGGTGCCGGTGGCGCTGCGCGTGGTGCTGCGCGGGGCGCAGTGGCCCGAAGCCTTTGTGCGGTTTGGCCCGCCCTGCGCCCCCGAACACCTGCACGCTGCCCTGACCGAGCTGCTGGCCGCCCTAGACGCCGACCTGCTGGCCTCCGACCCCGATCAACCGCCCGCCGGTTACCTGAAATGGCTGTCTGGCCGCGCCAGCCGCCACGACCGGCCCTCGCTGGCCTCCCAGGCCCTGACACTGCTGGATCAGCTCGAATAG
- a CDS encoding carotenoid biosynthesis protein, with protein MTYFQYHLIFIVPVLLVLAGLTLRRRGPLAGAFTPRDSWVRAGLWLMPLVAFVYTTPWDNYLVFRQVWTYPPERVLARIGYVPVEEYAFFILQSIIGGLFLFWLLRRSGVTPDVAARPALVRWGGAAFFMGLAFVGALCLRQEGTLYLGLILAWAMPVLAGQWAFGGDLVLGRARLYWAAVLLPTVYLWLTDAYAIHQGIWHISERYTLGLKVGPLPLEEMLFFLVTNLLVVTGLLLFTHPQSLERLGRARPYLNPWLGFAALYLLLKIPVPLWPAGFPLLGTLSTVSLFLAALSFAASRLGWSRAALLAVLGVGVGWGVEFLGSQSGWPFGRYSYAGAPAPTLAGVPLLVPLGWFALTVVTTVLAGGRSWLAGLLLVAWDIGLEPLMTSRGYWTWTDARPLWAGAPLQNFLGWWAVGTLLSETFKRLAPGLLVRQAGLDIRFVYLAEAAFLAGGLLLFGLPGAALLTLLGMGALAGFAWRRP; from the coding sequence GTGACCTATTTTCAGTACCATCTGATCTTCATCGTGCCGGTGCTGCTGGTGCTGGCCGGGCTGACCCTGCGGCGGCGCGGGCCGCTGGCGGGGGCCTTCACGCCGCGTGACAGCTGGGTTCGGGCGGGGCTGTGGCTGATGCCGCTGGTGGCCTTCGTGTACACCACCCCCTGGGACAACTATCTGGTGTTCCGGCAGGTCTGGACATACCCGCCCGAGCGCGTGCTGGCACGCATCGGGTACGTGCCTGTCGAGGAGTACGCTTTTTTCATCCTGCAATCCATCATCGGCGGCCTCTTTCTGTTCTGGCTGCTGCGGCGCAGTGGCGTCACCCCCGACGTGGCAGCCCGCCCGGCCCTGGTGCGCTGGGGCGGCGCGGCCTTTTTCATGGGTCTGGCCTTTGTGGGGGCGCTTTGCCTGCGCCAGGAGGGCACGCTGTACCTGGGCCTGATCCTGGCCTGGGCCATGCCGGTGCTGGCCGGGCAGTGGGCCTTCGGCGGCGACCTGGTGCTGGGCCGCGCCCGGCTTTACTGGGCGGCGGTGCTGCTGCCCACCGTGTACCTGTGGCTGACCGACGCTTACGCCATTCACCAGGGCATCTGGCACATCTCTGAGCGTTACACCCTGGGCCTGAAGGTGGGGCCGCTGCCCCTGGAGGAGATGCTGTTCTTCCTGGTCACCAACCTGCTGGTGGTCACCGGACTGCTGCTGTTCACGCACCCGCAGTCGCTGGAGCGGCTGGGCCGGGCCAGGCCTTACCTGAACCCCTGGCTGGGGTTCGCGGCACTGTACCTGCTGCTGAAAATCCCGGTGCCGCTGTGGCCCGCCGGGTTTCCCTTGCTGGGCACGCTCAGCACCGTGAGCCTGTTTCTGGCCGCGCTGAGCTTCGCGGCGTCGCGTTTAGGCTGGAGCCGGGCCGCCCTGCTGGCCGTGCTGGGGGTGGGCGTGGGCTGGGGCGTGGAATTTCTGGGCAGCCAGAGCGGGTGGCCGTTCGGCAGGTACTCTTACGCCGGTGCGCCCGCGCCCACGCTGGCGGGTGTGCCGCTGCTGGTGCCGCTGGGGTGGTTCGCCCTGACCGTCGTGACCACCGTGCTGGCCGGCGGGCGTTCCTGGCTGGCGGGTCTCCTGCTGGTCGCCTGGGACATTGGGCTGGAACCCCTGATGACTTCACGCGGGTACTGGACGTGGACGGATGCGCGCCCACTGTGGGCTGGGGCGCCCCTCCAGAACTTCCTGGGCTGGTGGGCGGTGGGCACCTTGCTGAGCGAAACCTTTAAGCGCCTGGCCCCCGGCCTGCTGGTTCGCCAGGCTGGCCTGGACATCCGCTTCGTGTACCTGGCCGAAGCCGCTTTCCTGGCCGGCGGCCTGCTGCTGTTCGGCCTGCCCGGCGCGGCGCTGCTCACGCTGCTGGGCATGGGCGCCCTGGCCGGGTTTGCCTGGAGAAGACCGTGA
- a CDS encoding phytoene desaturase family protein, giving the protein MPDFDVIVMGAGHNALITAAYAAQAGLKVGVFEQRHLVGGAVSTEELVPGYRFDYGGSAHILIRLTPVVQELQLSRHGLHYLELDPLFHCSNGEDPWFVWRDAARTIQELETKFPGQGDAYARFLNDWTPFAETVAELFMSAPGPLEMGKMAVKSGQGQNALRQLTRILRPYGDVAAEYFSDERVRAPLVWMAAQSGPPPSDPLSAPFLLWHPLYHKGGVARPKGGSGALTRALARATEAHGGEIFVNAPVQQILVEGGQARGVRLVGGETYTARAVVSGAHILRTAAALPGEYVPREAREVRVGNGFGMILRLALSGKVRYRHHHDPESRVGLGLLVKNEQQIMRGYGEYLAGQPTSDPPLVAMTFSAVDDSLAPPHGEVLWLWAQYYPYELASGSWETRQAEARENILNAFEHYAPGTREMIVGELVQTPLWLEQNLQLPRGNVMHLEMTFDQMFAFRPWAAASQYRFPGVRGLYLTGASTHPGGGIMGASGRNAARVLIRDLTRRGWR; this is encoded by the coding sequence ATGCCGGATTTCGACGTGATCGTGATGGGGGCTGGGCACAACGCCCTGATCACCGCTGCCTACGCCGCGCAGGCGGGCCTGAAAGTCGGCGTGTTCGAGCAGCGTCACCTGGTCGGCGGGGCAGTCAGCACCGAAGAACTGGTGCCCGGTTACCGCTTCGATTACGGCGGCAGTGCCCACATCCTGATTCGCCTGACGCCGGTGGTGCAGGAGTTGCAACTCTCGCGCCACGGCCTGCATTACCTGGAACTCGATCCGCTGTTTCACTGCTCGAACGGCGAAGATCCCTGGTTCGTGTGGCGCGACGCGGCGCGCACCATCCAGGAATTGGAAACGAAATTTCCCGGCCAGGGCGACGCCTACGCGCGGTTTTTAAATGACTGGACGCCCTTTGCTGAAACGGTGGCCGAACTGTTCATGAGTGCGCCCGGCCCGCTGGAGATGGGCAAGATGGCCGTGAAAAGCGGTCAGGGCCAGAACGCCCTGCGGCAACTGACGCGCATCCTGCGGCCTTACGGGGACGTGGCCGCCGAGTACTTCAGCGACGAGCGCGTGCGTGCCCCGCTGGTGTGGATGGCCGCCCAGAGCGGCCCGCCGCCCAGTGACCCCCTCAGCGCGCCTTTTCTGCTGTGGCACCCGCTGTACCACAAGGGCGGCGTGGCGCGGCCCAAGGGCGGCAGCGGCGCGCTGACCCGGGCGCTGGCGCGGGCCACCGAAGCGCACGGCGGCGAAATTTTCGTGAATGCCCCGGTACAGCAGATTCTGGTCGAAGGGGGGCAGGCGCGGGGCGTACGGCTGGTGGGCGGTGAGACCTACACCGCCCGCGCGGTGGTGTCGGGGGCGCACATTCTGCGCACGGCGGCGGCCCTGCCCGGCGAGTACGTGCCCCGCGAGGCGCGCGAGGTGCGGGTGGGCAACGGCTTCGGCATGATCCTGCGCCTGGCGCTCAGTGGGAAAGTGCGCTACCGCCACCACCACGACCCCGAGAGCCGCGTGGGCCTGGGCCTGCTGGTGAAAAACGAGCAGCAGATCATGCGCGGGTACGGCGAGTACCTGGCCGGGCAGCCCACCAGCGACCCGCCGCTGGTCGCCATGACCTTCAGCGCGGTGGACGACTCGCTGGCCCCCCCGCACGGCGAGGTGCTGTGGCTGTGGGCGCAGTATTACCCCTACGAACTGGCCTCAGGAAGCTGGGAAACCCGCCAGGCCGAGGCCCGCGAGAACATCCTGAACGCCTTCGAGCACTACGCCCCCGGCACCCGCGAGATGATCGTGGGCGAACTGGTGCAGACACCGCTGTGGCTGGAGCAGAACCTGCAACTGCCGCGCGGCAACGTGATGCACCTCGAGATGACCTTCGACCAGATGTTCGCCTTCCGGCCCTGGGCCGCCGCGAGCCAGTACCGCTTTCCCGGCGTGCGGGGCCTGTACCTGACCGGGGCCAGCACCCACCCGGGCGGCGGAATCATGGGGGCCAGTGGCCGCAACGCGGCGCGCGTCCTGATTCGTGACCTGACCCGGCGCGGTTGGCGGTAG
- a CDS encoding cytochrome P450 — protein sequence MPAALNTLPSPPADRHVGHLLAWAQEPLALIEQGAELARAAGQDVFALGLGVPAVVGFSPAWNRRLLSDLPTFRSAGSFSALVPYLAGGVIVTDAPRHRERRQLLNPPFGARQLEGLRLRVRLSVPAVPQGPFDALAWADGVVQGALNAAYFSGEFDPELLHAFLAPLRRPFPAPMLPRPLLFRQVRREVQRLARQRVLAPRSDLLSALLALPGALEETQVSLAAAHDTTTHALAYALWHLALEPRWHTPEHHDAVIREVLRLYPPGWMGSRRLGADLHWQGVTLPRGALALYSPYLSGRDPHLWPQAGEFRPGRWAQSPPAWAYLPFGGGERTCLGLHLANLILREVLAAAPRLQARWGDARPHPGLTLGPRGPLVVQRRAGDVPD from the coding sequence GTGCCCGCTGCCCTGAATACCCTGCCTTCCCCCCCGGCCGACCGGCACGTGGGCCACCTGCTGGCGTGGGCCCAGGAACCCCTGGCCCTGATCGAGCAGGGAGCCGAACTGGCGCGCGCCGCCGGGCAGGACGTGTTCGCCCTGGGGCTGGGCGTGCCGGCAGTGGTGGGCTTCAGCCCCGCCTGGAACCGCCGCCTGCTGAGCGACCTGCCCACCTTCCGCAGTGCCGGCAGCTTCTCGGCGCTGGTTCCTTACCTGGCTGGCGGCGTCATCGTGACGGACGCGCCGCGGCACCGCGAGCGGCGACAATTGCTGAACCCGCCCTTCGGTGCCCGGCAGCTGGAGGGGCTGCGCCTGCGCGTGCGCCTCAGTGTCCCCGCCGTGCCGCAGGGCCCTTTCGACGCGCTGGCCTGGGCCGACGGAGTGGTGCAGGGGGCGCTGAACGCCGCGTACTTCAGCGGAGAGTTTGACCCTGAACTGCTGCACGCTTTCCTGGCCCCGCTGCGTCGTCCCTTTCCAGCGCCGATGTTGCCGCGCCCGCTGCTGTTCCGGCAGGTGCGCCGGGAGGTGCAGCGCCTGGCCCGCCAGCGCGTCCTGGCGCCGCGCAGCGACCTGCTGAGTGCCCTGCTTGCCCTGCCCGGCGCCCTGGAGGAAACGCAGGTCAGCCTGGCCGCCGCGCACGACACCACCACCCACGCGCTGGCCTACGCGCTGTGGCACCTGGCGCTGGAGCCGCGCTGGCACACGCCGGAGCACCACGACGCGGTGATCCGCGAGGTGCTGCGCCTGTATCCGCCCGGCTGGATGGGCAGCCGCCGCCTGGGCGCCGACCTGCACTGGCAGGGCGTGACGCTGCCGCGCGGCGCGCTGGCGCTGTACTCGCCTTACCTGAGCGGACGCGACCCGCACCTGTGGCCGCAGGCGGGCGAATTCCGGCCCGGACGCTGGGCGCAGTCGCCGCCGGCCTGGGCCTACCTGCCCTTCGGTGGCGGCGAGCGCACCTGCCTGGGCCTGCATCTGGCGAACTTGATCCTGCGCGAGGTGCTGGCCGCCGCGCCGCGCCTGCAAGCCCGCTGGGGGGATGCCCGCCCTCATCCAGGCTTAACGCTCGGGCCGCGCGGGCCACTGGTCGTGCAGCGCCGCGCCGGGGACGTGCCAGACTGA
- a CDS encoding thiolase family protein, translated as MTNAVKASDLKDNDVVIVSAVRTPIGAIRGSLSTVRPDDLAGMIIKEAVARAGVPAEQIEEVIFGCANQAGEDNRNVARMAGILAGLPDSVAGVTLNRLCASGLSAVNSAARAIRNGDGDIYVAGGVESMTRAPLSMAKGAGAFQNGNVTVYDTTLGWRYPNPAMEEKFPLEAMGETAENIVERSREGAYAGGEITREQQDTFALESQRRTVQAINDGKFKAQIMPVEVKGRKGVTVFDTDEHPRMKKNGDVYEIATDTGTMAGLKPAFRKGGSVTAGNASGLNDGAAALVLMSAKKARELSVKPLARWVSGAAAGVEARVMGLGPIPATRKALERADLTVEDLNLVELNEAFAAQALACIRELGLDQEKVNVNGGAIALGHPLGMSGARLIVALTHELEARQQQYGLATLCVGVGQGEAAIIERVEA; from the coding sequence ATGACCAATGCCGTCAAAGCAAGTGACCTGAAAGACAACGATGTGGTGATTGTTTCCGCCGTGCGTACGCCCATTGGCGCGATTCGCGGGAGCCTGTCGACGGTACGCCCGGACGACCTGGCCGGAATGATCATCAAGGAAGCCGTGGCCCGCGCCGGCGTCCCCGCCGAGCAGATCGAGGAAGTCATTTTCGGCTGCGCGAACCAGGCCGGCGAGGACAACCGCAACGTGGCCCGCATGGCCGGCATTCTGGCAGGCCTGCCGGACAGCGTGGCGGGGGTGACGCTGAACCGCCTGTGCGCTTCGGGGTTGTCGGCGGTGAACTCGGCGGCCCGCGCCATCAGGAACGGTGACGGGGATATTTACGTGGCGGGCGGCGTGGAGAGCATGACCCGCGCCCCGCTGAGCATGGCCAAGGGCGCGGGGGCCTTTCAGAACGGCAACGTGACCGTTTACGACACGACGCTGGGCTGGCGTTACCCGAACCCCGCCATGGAGGAGAAATTCCCGCTGGAGGCGATGGGAGAAACGGCCGAGAACATCGTGGAACGCAGCCGCGAGGGCGCCTACGCGGGCGGCGAGATCACCCGTGAGCAACAGGACACCTTTGCCCTGGAGTCCCAGCGCCGTACGGTGCAGGCCATCAACGACGGGAAATTCAAGGCGCAGATCATGCCGGTGGAAGTGAAGGGACGCAAGGGCGTGACGGTCTTCGACACCGACGAGCATCCGCGCATGAAAAAGAACGGCGACGTCTACGAGATCGCCACCGATACCGGAACGATGGCCGGACTGAAACCCGCGTTTCGCAAGGGGGGCAGTGTCACGGCCGGCAACGCCAGCGGCCTGAACGACGGCGCGGCGGCCCTGGTGCTGATGAGTGCCAAGAAAGCGCGTGAACTGAGCGTGAAGCCGCTGGCCCGCTGGGTGAGCGGCGCGGCGGCGGGCGTGGAGGCCCGCGTGATGGGCCTGGGCCCCATTCCGGCCACCCGCAAGGCGCTGGAACGCGCCGACCTCACGGTGGAAGACCTCAATCTGGTGGAACTGAACGAGGCCTTTGCCGCGCAGGCGCTGGCGTGCATCCGCGAACTGGGCCTGGATCAGGAGAAGGTGAACGTGAACGGCGGCGCGATCGCCCTGGGTCACCCGCTGGGCATGAGCGGCGCGCGCCTGATCGTGGCCCTGACCCACGAGCTGGAAGCCCGGCAGCAGCAGTACGGCCTGGCGACCCTGTGCGTGGGCGTCGGCCAGGGCGAGGCAGCCATCATCGAACGCGTCGAAGCGTAG
- a CDS encoding ABC transporter ATP-binding protein yields MNTSSDSLRDSMPRDTVAPPRPRPADPTAGHPAPNRPAEPVPPDGSAVTNARPVAGASLDLSGVTYRYGRSGAGIGPLDLHVKPGEFITVVGPSGSGKSTLLSLLSGFLHPQQGDIRLGGQPVRGPHPALTLVQQESALFPWLTVGGNVAFGLGKLGRPERLQRVAEALKLVGLPGYEARRPHELSGGQRQRISIARALAVKPGLLLLDEPFSALDHATRTTLADELMAIWWDQKITVVFVTHQLEEALHLSQRVVALRQGEIALDAPSKELSVGALRRVLGE; encoded by the coding sequence ATGAACACGTCCTCGGACTCCCTGCGCGACTCGATGCCGCGCGACACTGTGGCGCCCCCCCGTCCCAGGCCAGCCGACCCCACGGCCGGCCACCCTGCGCCGAACAGGCCCGCTGAACCCGTCCCGCCTGACGGTTCAGCCGTGACCAACGCCAGACCCGTCGCCGGGGCCAGCCTCGACCTCTCCGGCGTCACCTACCGCTACGGCCGCAGCGGCGCGGGCATCGGCCCCCTCGATCTGCACGTCAAGCCCGGCGAGTTCATCACGGTGGTCGGCCCTTCGGGTAGCGGCAAAAGCACCCTGCTGTCACTGCTTTCCGGTTTCCTGCACCCGCAACAGGGTGATATTCGGTTGGGTGGGCAACCCGTGCGTGGCCCCCATCCGGCCCTCACGCTGGTGCAGCAGGAAAGCGCCCTGTTTCCCTGGCTGACGGTGGGCGGCAACGTCGCCTTTGGGCTGGGCAAACTGGGCCGCCCCGAGCGCCTCCAGCGGGTGGCCGAGGCCCTGAAACTTGTCGGCCTGCCCGGCTACGAGGCCCGCCGGCCCCACGAACTGTCGGGCGGGCAGCGCCAGCGCATCAGTATCGCCCGCGCGCTGGCCGTCAAACCTGGCCTGCTGCTGCTCGATGAACCCTTCAGCGCCCTCGACCACGCCACCCGCACCACCCTGGCCGACGAACTCATGGCCATCTGGTGGGATCAGAAAATTACGGTGGTGTTCGTCACGCACCAGCTGGAAGAAGCCCTGCACCTGTCGCAGCGCGTGGTGGCTCTGCGCCAGGGCGAAATTGCGCTTGACGCCCCGAGCAAGGAACTGAGTGTGGGGGCCTTGAGGCGGGTTCTGGGCGAGTAA
- a CDS encoding ABC transporter permease — protein MTTLPQQPDMTRPARSTPSRWRVLSWQLVGLLLLVGIWWLVTDLLKLYPPYVFPSPRAVWTEIQYGLWGSGPQDGKLLAAIAGSLRRVLTGYVAAVLLGGVVGLLMGAWLPLRATLGAYLTGLQSVPSIAFVPFAILFLGLNERAVLFVVILEGFIPVALAVSGALLNVPPTLRVAGRTLGASGLALMLRVLLPAALPNVLTGLRTAWSFAWRALVGGELLIAGAKSLGEQLEVGRNTANVALVLATILIIGLIGGLFDALLRVLEGNVRRNYGLESHT, from the coding sequence ATGACGACCCTGCCACAACAACCCGACATGACCCGGCCCGCCCGCAGCACTCCCTCACGCTGGCGCGTCCTGAGCTGGCAACTGGTGGGCCTGCTGCTGCTCGTGGGCATCTGGTGGCTGGTCACCGACTTGCTGAAACTCTATCCGCCCTATGTGTTTCCCAGCCCCAGGGCCGTGTGGACCGAAATCCAGTACGGCCTGTGGGGCAGCGGGCCGCAGGACGGCAAACTGCTGGCCGCCATTGCCGGAAGTCTGCGGCGCGTGCTGACCGGGTATGTGGCCGCCGTGCTGCTGGGGGGTGTGGTGGGCCTGCTGATGGGCGCCTGGCTGCCGCTGCGGGCCACACTGGGCGCGTACCTGACCGGACTCCAGAGCGTGCCCAGCATCGCCTTCGTGCCGTTCGCCATTCTGTTCCTGGGCCTCAACGAGCGGGCAGTGCTGTTCGTGGTGATTCTGGAAGGCTTCATTCCCGTGGCGCTGGCCGTTTCCGGCGCCCTGCTGAACGTTCCGCCCACCCTGCGCGTCGCCGGCCGCACCCTGGGGGCCAGTGGGCTGGCACTGATGCTGCGTGTGCTGCTGCCCGCGGCCCTGCCCAACGTTCTGACGGGCCTGCGCACCGCCTGGAGTTTTGCCTGGCGCGCGCTGGTGGGCGGTGAACTGCTGATTGCTGGGGCCAAGAGCCTGGGCGAGCAGCTGGAGGTGGGCCGCAACACCGCGAACGTCGCCCTGGTGCTGGCGACCATCCTGATCATCGGCCTGATCGGCGGGCTGTTCGATGCCCTGCTGCGCGTGCTGGAAGGCAACGTCCGCCGGAATTACGGCCTGGAGAGCCACACATGA
- a CDS encoding ABC transporter substrate-binding protein, with translation MTCTATLRRSSLLLTFALTLAPAAQAQSATTVRLGFFPNLTHAPALIGLERGTFQKALGNAKLDARQFVSGTTLNEAFAAGQIDIAYIGPGPAISAATRGMPVQFLAGTAEAGAVLVARKDSGIKPYKDMAGKVVAVPSLGNTQDISLRHILKDNSLRDRKDGGNVTIVPIPPADIVAAFAGKRADAALVPEPWGAALEAQGHKVVGTEKTVWREGKYPTTILIVNTKFAQANPALVTAFLKAHNEAVAFLTKSPAAAQTAVNAQLAKLTGEKLDSRVLQRAFSRTRFTTALDLEALKEYAALNVEAGYARSVPDLTPFLRK, from the coding sequence ATGACCTGCACTGCCACGCTGCGCCGATCTTCTTTGCTCCTGACTTTTGCCCTGACCCTCGCACCCGCTGCGCAGGCCCAGTCCGCGACGACCGTGCGACTGGGATTTTTTCCGAACCTGACACACGCGCCTGCCCTGATTGGCCTGGAACGCGGCACTTTTCAGAAGGCGCTGGGCAACGCCAAGCTGGACGCCCGGCAGTTCGTGTCCGGCACCACCCTGAATGAAGCCTTCGCCGCCGGCCAGATCGATATTGCTTACATCGGCCCCGGCCCGGCCATCAGCGCCGCCACGCGCGGAATGCCCGTGCAGTTCCTGGCCGGCACCGCCGAGGCCGGCGCGGTGCTGGTCGCCCGCAAGGACAGCGGCATCAAGCCCTACAAGGACATGGCCGGGAAGGTCGTGGCGGTGCCCAGCCTGGGCAACACGCAGGACATCAGCCTGCGGCACATCCTGAAAGACAACAGCCTGCGGGACAGAAAAGATGGTGGCAACGTCACCATCGTGCCCATTCCACCCGCCGACATCGTGGCGGCCTTTGCCGGGAAACGCGCCGACGCGGCCCTGGTGCCTGAACCCTGGGGCGCGGCCCTCGAAGCCCAGGGCCACAAGGTCGTGGGTACCGAAAAGACGGTGTGGCGCGAAGGGAAGTACCCCACCACCATTCTGATCGTGAACACGAAGTTTGCGCAGGCCAACCCCGCGCTGGTCACGGCCTTCCTGAAAGCTCACAACGAGGCTGTGGCGTTCCTGACCAAGTCGCCCGCCGCCGCGCAGACTGCCGTAAACGCCCAGCTCGCCAAACTGACCGGCGAGAAGCTGGACTCGCGCGTGCTGCAACGCGCCTTTTCCCGCACGCGCTTTACCACCGCCCTCGACCTGGAGGCCCTGAAGGAATACGCCGCGCTGAACGTCGAAGCCGGATATGCCCGCAGTGTCCCGGACCTGACCCCATTCCTTCGCAAGTGA